AGTGCTCTGAGAGGTTTGTCTCCATTTGACCTGTAGCAAAGACCTTAGAATATGTTGTTAATTTGTGTTTACTTTGAATAGAGTCTCTTGGAGAAGATAAATAGCTTTCTGTGTTCTGATTTTGTACCAGTTTCTTTTAGCTGAGCTTGACATTGACAAGAGTCAGAGGATCTCTATCAAAGATGAGGAACTGGCTTCACTGAGGAAGGCTGCTGAGTTTGACACCATCTGCAATGAGATTATCCCCAAGAGCATCACAGAGATCCGCAGGCTGAGTAGCAGGCTGTCCTCCTACCCGAGGGTCCTCAAGAAAGAAGACTTTGAAAGGACAGTGCTGACCATGGTCTACACAGCCTACAGGGCTGCTCAGTCCCAGGGGCACCAGAAGGACACTTGGGTTGAATCTTTTGTCAGTCTTTACAAAGCCCTGAAGCACGACCTGATGTTCCCATACAGCAAAGAGCCATCATAATGGGAGACTTGATACAACTCAGCCGTCTCTTCTGGTTGATAAGGGACACATGTAGCACGTCCACCACTTTATTCTATAAAGAATTTAATAGCCTGCTTCATGAaagattatttgttttctagctCCCTCTTGTGGAATCGACTTTATAGATACAAgttaaatggggaaaaaatgttattttcagtccccaaatttgtttttgtgctggCTTAGAGGCATGTTTTGTGACTGGAAAATAAGGGAGTCCCAGATGGGTATGCCTGTATCTTATCTGTATGTTTCCTATAAACAATACATAAGTATATGATGCTTATGCTCACATACTTATGTGTATGTgctggaaaatgctgctttcctAGCTGGGAAAACAAGTTCATATTTCAGCTGCCCagtaaaagaatattaaaaagagTTGCAAAGGTCCTCTGTAAAAGGCAGAGGATTCGTTACTGTCAGCCTCCAgaaattatggaaaaatattaattccaaCTATTCTTGTAAATAATCACTGTCTGACTCACTTTATTTGGCTGAGCCAATTTTTAATCACAATAACATTTGTAGAAGACAAAGGGCATTGTGAACACCAGCAGCAAACAATGCCTGTGAACATATTCCCTGCTCCCCAGAACTGCCCTTCCAAACAGTCTGCAATGACTCTTTCACTGTTTGCACATGACTTTGCTTCTGCTCCTTTGTTTTTGAATAGAACATGGATTTGTCCTCAGTGGAgtcaaaggcaaaacaaaagccCTGTTTAATTTAACAATGACAATATTTTCCTGATTCTATCACTTGAACACATATCATCTAAACTAGTGCTTCAGAATCCCCCTGAGGCAAGGGAAGAAGGTGGATTAAACATACCTGGTGCTGAATTCAGTGTGGCTCATTTTTGATTGTAAATTAAACTGTTCGcctgtgtatatgtgtgtgcagTTTGTGCATGTGTCTGTATGTATGCGCATTGAATAATTCTTTTTGTTCACTCAGGGACAATTATATCCACCATCTAGCAGAAGATGCTGTTTGTCAGTCCGCATTGGAAATCATGAATTgacaacagaggaaaaacagtacTTGTTTATAGCA
This genomic window from Cygnus olor isolate bCygOlo1 chromosome 1, bCygOlo1.pri.v2, whole genome shotgun sequence contains:
- the FAM180A gene encoding protein FAM180A; this encodes MLWKTLLLLLFYYSAHATVTYKWSRAMLYPAAQRLKRSSAAFLNPVLQNSLEDVVLLYEFLLAELDIDKSQRISIKDEELASLRKAAEFDTICNEIIPKSITEIRRLSSRLSSYPRVLKKEDFERTVLTMVYTAYRAAQSQGHQKDTWVESFVSLYKALKHDLMFPYSKEPS